Proteins from one Ipomoea triloba cultivar NCNSP0323 chromosome 1, ASM357664v1 genomic window:
- the LOC116015726 gene encoding SUMO-activating enzyme subunit 2-like: protein MASEEQLSAIKRAKVLMVGAGGIGCELLKTLALSDFQDVHIIDMDTIEVSNLNRQFLFRKSHVGQSKSKVARDAVLKFRPGMKITPYHANVKDTDFNVDFFKQFNVVLNGLDNLDARRHVNRLCLVASVPLIESGTTGFLGQVTVHVKGKTECYECQPKPAPKIYPVCTITSTPSKFVHCIVWAKDLLFAKLFGDKNQENDLNVYSSDSSSSSEHLEDIFECRPNEDIEQYGKRIYDHVFGYNIKVALSNEEKWKNRNKPRPTYIRDVLPSEEIQHNGNGDRGSKDVDPSSVSAMASLGLKNPQELWSLKENTTVFLECLKLFFLKRPKEIGNLSFDKDDQLAVEFVTAAANIRASSFGIPLHSLFESKGIAGNIVHAVATTNAIVAGLIVIEAIKVLQNDLKNCRMTYCLEHPSRKMLLMPVDPFEPNKSCYVCSETSLTLEINTHRSKLRDFVEKIVKAKLGMNLPLVMHGSALLYEVGDDLEEGMVVNYTANLDKVLCELPSPVTGGTTVTVEDLRQELNFNINIKHREDFDDEKEPDEMVLSGWTQAPATETINKEVHDNGTSTSIASQTAATQETNEDDDSVLLPTSIELPLGNERKLSDSTVAAGSDLSYSPNETEVKRKAEELNNDDGDVILLDDGNTNYCKKQRGAIVNFGA from the exons ATGGCTTCCGAGGAACAGTTATCTGCAATCAAG CGCGCGAAAGTGCTCATGGTTGGTGCCGGTGGTATTGGCTGCGAGCTTCTGAAAACCCTCGCGCTTTCGGACTTTCAAGACGTACACATT ATTGACATGGACACAATAGAAGTGAGTAATTTAAACAGACAGTTTCTATTTCGAAAATCTCATGTTGGGCAATCTAAGTCCAAA GTTGCTAGGGATGCCGTCTTGAAATTTAGGCCTGGAATGAAAATTACACCTTACCACGCAAATGTTAAAGACACTGACTTCAATGTGGATTTCTTTAAACAATTCAATGTTGTTCTGAATGGCCTTGACAATCTAGATGCTAGGCGACATGTGAACCGACTTTGCTTGGTAGCCAGTGTTCCATTGATCGAAAGTGGGACTACTGGTTTCTTGGGACAG GTTACTGTGCATGTGAAGGGCAAAACAGAGTGTTATGAGTGCCAACCTAAACCAGCTCCAAAAATTTACCCTGTATGCACAATTACAAGCACTCCATCCAAG TTTGTTCACTGCATTGTATGGGCAAAAGATCTGCTTTTCGCAAAGCTTTTTGGGGACAAGAATCAGGAAAATGATCTGAATGTGTACTCTAGTGATTCTTCTAGCTCATCAGAACATTTGGAAGATATTTTTGAATGCAGACCAAATGAGGACATTGAACAATATGGGAAGAGAATATATGACCATGTTTTTGGCTACAACATTAAGGTAGCATTGtcaaatgaagaaaaatggaagaatcGTAACAAACCAAGGCCTACATACATTAGGGATGTATTGCCATCTGAAGAGATTCAACATAATGGAAATGGAGATAGAGGTTCAAAAGATGTTGATCCTTCATCAGTGTCTGCAATGGCATCTCTGGGTCTTAAAAATCCACAGGAGTTGTGGAGCTTGAAAGAAAACACTACAGTATTTTTGGAGTGTCTAAAGCTCTTTTTCTTGAAAAGACCAAAG GAGATTGGCAACTTGAGTTTTGACAAAGATGATCAGTTAGCTGTGGAATTTGTAACTGCTGCTGCTAATATTCGGGCATCTTCCTTTGGTATTCCCTTGCATAGCCTTTTTGAATCGAAAGGTATTGCTGGAAATATTGTGCATGCTGTTGCGACAACAAATGCTATAGTTGCTGGGTTGATTGTGATTGAGGCTATTAAGGTGCTGCAAAATGATCTGAAAAACTGCAG GATGACCTATTGTCTTGAACATCCTTCCAGAAAAATGCTTCTTATGCCAGTTGATCCATTTGAGCCGAACAAATCCTGCTATGTCTGTTCTGAG ACATCTTTGACACTTGAGATCAATACTCATAGGTCAAAGCTGAGGGATTTTGTTGAGAAGATTGTGAAAGCAAAGCTAGGTATGAATTTGCCACTGGTTATGCATGGATCAGCACTTCTCTATGAGGTGGGTGATGATCTTGAGGAAGGTATGGTAGTGAATTACACAGCAAACCTTGACAAG GTACTGTGTGAGCTTCCATCTCCTGTTACTGGAGGCACCACTGTCACTGTTGAGGATCTCCGACAGGAGCTAAattttaatatcaatattaaGCATAG GGAAGATTTTGATGACGAGAAAGAACCTGATGAAATGGTTCTCTCTGGATGGACTCAAGCTCCTGCGACTGAAACTATAAACAAGGAAGTTCATGACAATGGTACTAGCACATCTATAGCATCTCAAACTGCTGCTACTCAGGAGACCAATGAGGATGATGATTCTGTACTTCTGCCAACAAGCATTGAACTTCCTCTTGGAAATGAAAGAAAGTTGTCTGACAGTACTGTTGCTGCTGGTTCGGATTTATCGTATTCCCCCAATGAAACAGAGGTTAAGAGAAAGGCAGAAgaacttaataatgatgatggtgatgtcattTTGTTAGATGATGGAAATACTAACTATTGCAAGAAGCAGAGGGGAGCAATAGTTAATTTTGGGGCTTAG